The proteins below are encoded in one region of Ornithinimicrobium avium:
- the orn gene encoding oligoribonuclease: MATLGSVTDERIVWIDCEMTGLDTQDDALVEVACLVTDAELNVLGEGVDVVIRPPQEALEQMGDFVREMHTRSGLLPELESGITLQDAQARVLAYVREHVPEGRRAPLGGNTVSTDRVFLARDMPELEAHLHYRIIDVSSVKELARRWYPRAYFASPPKTGGHRALGDILDSIAELRYYREAVFLPPPGLDSVALKAIAARHTHVEG, from the coding sequence ATGGCTACGCTCGGGTCCGTGACTGACGAGCGGATCGTGTGGATCGACTGCGAGATGACGGGGCTGGACACGCAGGACGACGCCCTGGTCGAGGTGGCCTGCCTGGTGACCGACGCCGAGCTCAACGTGCTGGGCGAGGGCGTGGACGTGGTGATCCGGCCGCCGCAGGAGGCGCTGGAGCAGATGGGCGACTTCGTCCGCGAGATGCACACCCGCTCCGGCCTGCTGCCCGAGCTGGAGTCCGGCATCACCCTGCAGGACGCGCAGGCCCGGGTGCTCGCCTACGTGCGCGAGCACGTCCCGGAGGGCCGCAGGGCTCCGCTGGGAGGCAACACGGTGAGCACGGACCGCGTCTTCCTGGCGCGCGACATGCCCGAGCTCGAGGCGCACCTGCACTACCGGATCATCGACGTCTCCTCGGTCAAGGAGCTCGCCCGGCGCTGGTATCCCCGCGCCTACTTCGCCTCCCCGCCCAAGACCGGCGGTCACCGGGCGCTCGGCGACATCCTGGACAGCATCGCCGAGCTGCGCTACTACCGCGAGGCGGTCTTCCTGCCACCCCCCGGTCTGGACAGCGTCGCGCTCAAGGCGATCGCCGCCCGGCACACGCACGTCGAGGGCTGA
- a CDS encoding phosphatase PAP2 family protein: MPVPPSPSGTSRWTRATLVFAVTLTVLLGLVIALSYLGHELYEAVTEGDGVAAVDHPVLNRAVELRSPALTNLAVALTLLGGRVGAPLLALLALALLWWRRRDWTPLALIGATMGGSLLLTVSGKSYVGRVRPPAALALPPYETSPSFPSGHTLNATALAVIVGYLVLVTVRGRVLRTAMVVGAVVLAAGVGLSRVYLGQHWLTDVFGGWLVGAAWALCVISAHRLWLQVRSPER, from the coding sequence GTGCCCGTCCCACCATCCCCGAGCGGGACCTCTCGATGGACGCGCGCGACTCTCGTCTTCGCCGTCACCCTCACCGTCCTGCTCGGCCTGGTGATCGCGCTGAGCTACCTGGGGCACGAGCTCTACGAGGCGGTCACCGAGGGGGACGGGGTCGCGGCGGTCGACCACCCGGTCCTGAACCGGGCCGTCGAGCTGCGCTCTCCCGCCCTGACGAACCTCGCGGTGGCGCTGACCCTGCTCGGGGGCAGGGTCGGTGCCCCGCTGCTCGCGCTCCTGGCCCTGGCGCTGCTGTGGTGGCGCCGCAGAGACTGGACCCCGCTGGCCCTGATCGGCGCCACCATGGGCGGGTCCCTGCTGCTCACCGTCTCGGGCAAGAGCTACGTGGGCCGCGTCCGTCCGCCGGCCGCGCTCGCCCTCCCGCCCTACGAGACGTCCCCGTCCTTCCCCAGCGGACACACCCTCAACGCCACCGCCCTGGCCGTCATCGTCGGCTACCTCGTGCTGGTGACCGTGCGCGGACGGGTCCTTCGCACGGCCATGGTCGTCGGGGCGGTGGTGCTCGCCGCAGGCGTCGGACTGAGCCGGGTCTACCTGGGCCAGCACTGGCTGACCGACGTGTTCGGCGGGTGGCTGGTGGGCGCGGCCTGGGCGCTCTGCGTCATCTCCGCCCACCGGCTGTGGCTGCAGGTCCGCTCCCCGGAGCGCTAG
- a CDS encoding NmrA/HSCARG family protein, whose translation MQQTRPPVLVLGATGGQGGAVVDALLTHRSPVRALVRDPASPAARRLRSRGVEVVPGSLDDRDSLSTAMRGVANVFAVTTPFEAGAEAEVAQGRAILGAAGDARVPHLVLSSVAGADEDSGVPHFESKAVIERELVAGQVPHTILGPVYFFDNALGGKRQILEGVLELPLPADRPLQQLARRDLGRFAAAVLLSPEAFAGRRIELASDDPTPARMATALGSALGRQVRHEEIPLSSIDDPDMHAMWRFLADKGYRVDLPALHGAHPDLSWTSFADWASMSMEDES comes from the coding sequence GTGCAGCAGACGCGACCCCCGGTGCTGGTGCTGGGCGCGACCGGCGGCCAGGGTGGAGCCGTCGTCGACGCGCTCCTGACCCACCGGTCCCCGGTCCGGGCCCTGGTCCGCGACCCTGCCTCGCCCGCGGCGCGCCGTCTGCGGTCGAGGGGCGTGGAGGTGGTTCCCGGCTCCCTCGACGACCGCGATTCGCTGAGCACCGCCATGCGTGGCGTCGCCAACGTCTTCGCCGTGACGACCCCGTTCGAGGCGGGCGCGGAGGCGGAGGTCGCCCAGGGACGTGCGATCCTGGGAGCGGCAGGGGACGCTCGCGTGCCGCACCTGGTGCTGAGCTCGGTGGCGGGTGCCGACGAGGACAGCGGCGTGCCGCACTTCGAGAGCAAGGCCGTCATCGAGCGCGAGCTCGTGGCGGGGCAGGTGCCGCACACCATCCTGGGTCCCGTCTACTTCTTCGACAACGCGCTGGGTGGGAAGAGGCAGATCCTCGAAGGGGTCCTGGAGCTTCCGCTGCCCGCGGACCGCCCGCTGCAGCAGCTCGCCCGCCGCGACCTGGGCCGGTTCGCCGCTGCGGTGCTGCTCTCGCCGGAGGCGTTCGCGGGGCGGCGCATCGAGCTGGCCAGCGACGATCCCACTCCGGCCCGGATGGCGACCGCCCTGGGGTCGGCGCTCGGCCGACAGGTGCGGCACGAGGAGATACCGCTGAGCTCGATCGACGACCCGGACATGCACGCCATGTGGCGGTTCCTGGCGGACAAGGGCTACCGCGTCGACCTGCCCGCGCTGCACGGCGCCCACCCCGACCTATCCTGGACCTCGTTCGCCGACTGGGCGTCGATGAGCATGGAAGACGAATCATGA
- a CDS encoding TMEM175 family protein, producing MDAGPADFMDPARLAETGRVEAFSDGVFAIVITLLVLDLRAPDSEPSGLLRDLLAQWPAYLGYLTSFLYVGVIWLNHHALFNRVQRVDKGLNLTNLTLLLTTVVLPFPTSVLATATQDGDPRNISVAVALYALVAGLMCASWLLIFSYLNRHSHLLVGVDSSFFARERLRAWTGVVGYAAAGVLGFLTPVAVPLVVLLALPVFYFLTSHGLSRWPRARAGAA from the coding sequence ATGGATGCAGGACCAGCTGACTTCATGGACCCGGCGCGACTGGCCGAGACCGGACGCGTCGAGGCCTTCAGCGACGGCGTGTTCGCGATCGTCATCACGCTGCTGGTCCTGGACCTGCGCGCGCCCGACTCCGAGCCGTCCGGCCTGCTGAGGGACCTTCTGGCGCAGTGGCCGGCATACCTGGGCTACCTGACCTCGTTCCTCTACGTCGGTGTCATCTGGCTCAACCACCATGCCCTGTTCAACCGTGTCCAACGGGTCGACAAGGGCCTCAACCTGACCAACCTCACCCTGTTGCTCACCACGGTGGTCCTGCCCTTCCCCACCTCCGTGCTCGCGACCGCGACGCAGGACGGCGACCCGCGCAACATCAGTGTGGCCGTCGCGCTCTACGCCCTGGTCGCAGGGTTGATGTGCGCCTCGTGGCTGCTGATCTTCTCCTACCTCAACCGTCACTCGCATCTCCTGGTGGGCGTGGACTCCTCGTTCTTCGCCCGGGAGAGGCTGCGTGCATGGACCGGCGTGGTGGGCTATGCCGCAGCGGGCGTGCTGGGATTCCTGACCCCCGTCGCGGTGCCGCTCGTGGTGCTGCTGGCCCTTCCGGTCTTCTACTTCCTGACCAGCCACGGCCTCTCCCGGTGGCCGCGGGCGCGGGCAGGCGCCGCGTGA
- a CDS encoding IS1634 family transposase, with protein MVWVADRGFATATNRAYLTKGGGPYIHAEKLRHTNTEARAALARAGRYKTVAGNLRLKEVHVNPNDPATGGDGDGGMRAQRFVIAHNPEQADRDEAVRANLVKHLEGLIAGSDDWTARKRDELVGSLKAKPGLRRYLRRTASGLLRIDQGAIKTEAHLDGKWLLRTCDPTLSPEDLAAAYKQLLAVERGWRDMKGHLGLRPVFHHREDRIPAHVQLCWLALLLIRVVENATGDTWRNVRHELDRLHLVTLATGAGTVAQRTALTAGHKNILAALDLPEPRRYHDFSTTT; from the coding sequence ATGGTCTGGGTCGCCGACCGCGGCTTCGCCACGGCCACCAACCGGGCCTACCTCACCAAGGGCGGCGGGCCCTACATCCACGCCGAGAAGCTGCGGCACACCAACACCGAAGCGAGGGCTGCGCTGGCCCGGGCCGGCCGGTACAAGACGGTCGCGGGCAACCTGCGCCTCAAGGAGGTCCACGTCAACCCGAACGACCCCGCCACCGGCGGGGACGGCGACGGTGGGATGCGCGCGCAACGGTTCGTGATCGCTCACAACCCCGAGCAGGCCGACCGCGACGAGGCTGTCCGGGCCAACCTGGTCAAGCACCTGGAAGGGTTGATCGCCGGCTCCGACGACTGGACCGCCCGCAAGCGAGACGAGCTGGTCGGGTCGCTGAAAGCCAAGCCCGGCCTGCGCCGCTACCTGCGCCGCACCGCCTCCGGGCTGCTACGCATCGACCAGGGCGCGATCAAGACCGAGGCGCACCTGGACGGCAAGTGGCTGCTACGCACCTGCGACCCCACCCTGTCCCCCGAGGACCTGGCCGCGGCGTACAAGCAGCTCCTGGCGGTCGAGCGCGGCTGGCGCGACATGAAGGGCCACCTCGGGCTGCGCCCGGTGTTCCACCACCGCGAGGATCGCATCCCCGCCCACGTCCAGCTGTGCTGGCTGGCGCTGCTGTTGATCCGCGTCGTCGAGAACGCGACCGGCGACACGTGGCGCAACGTCCGCCACGAGCTCGACCGCCTGCACCTGGTCACCCTGGCCACCGGTGCCGGCACCGTGGCCCAACGCACCGCCCTGACCGCCGGGCACAAGAACATCCTTGCCGCGCTCGACCTCCCCGAACCACGCCGCTACCACGACTTCAGCACCACGACCTGA